A portion of the Microlunatus phosphovorus NM-1 genome contains these proteins:
- a CDS encoding TlpA family protein disulfide reductase, producing MPTRGVWRAAMASLVMLGIVLVAGCSATGADEPTRSANQEGYVGAERSVTIIPPEKRVAAPEIKGAVLGEDKKEISTAELTGKVVVLNVWGSWCPPCRKEAPDLQAASEKTAKVAQFIGLNTRDFDQAAPIAFNRAHDITIPSIWDPTGKALVALADTLPPTAIPSTLVIDKEGRVAARIVGPVTKTTLVDMVTDIADGK from the coding sequence CGGGATCGTGCTGGTCGCCGGCTGCTCGGCGACCGGGGCCGATGAGCCGACCCGGTCGGCCAATCAGGAGGGGTACGTCGGTGCGGAACGGTCGGTGACGATCATCCCGCCGGAGAAGCGGGTCGCCGCGCCTGAGATCAAGGGTGCCGTGCTGGGCGAGGACAAGAAGGAGATCTCCACCGCCGAGCTCACCGGCAAGGTGGTCGTGCTGAACGTCTGGGGCTCCTGGTGCCCCCCTTGCCGCAAGGAGGCGCCGGATCTGCAGGCGGCCAGTGAGAAGACCGCCAAGGTCGCGCAGTTCATCGGGCTCAACACTCGCGACTTCGACCAGGCCGCGCCGATCGCCTTCAACCGCGCGCACGACATCACCATCCCGAGCATCTGGGATCCGACCGGCAAGGCGCTCGTGGCACTGGCGGACACGCTGCCACCCACGGCGATCCCGTCGACCCTGGTGATCGACAAGGAAGGGCGGGTCGCGGCGCGGATCGTCGGTCCGGTGACCAAGACGACCCTGGTCGACATGGTCACCGACATCGCCGACGGCAAGTGA
- a CDS encoding cytochrome c biogenesis CcdA family protein has protein sequence MALAIPVALLAGIVSFFSPCVVPLLPGYLSYMTGVGAADLAAGHRRGRMLLGTALFMLGLAVVFVATGVVFGTVGQLLLAYKSVISRVLGVVIIALGLAFAGVLSLGNAELRIRRLPAAGLAAAPVLGVVFALGWTPCIGPALAVVVNLGLNEGTALRGGLLGFVYALGLGIPFMIAGVAFTAMNRTVGVLRRHQVAVMRIGGLMMVAVGVLLVTGLWDQLMARLTVWIGNFGTVI, from the coding sequence ATGGCGCTTGCCATCCCGGTCGCGCTGCTCGCCGGGATCGTCTCCTTCTTCTCGCCCTGCGTGGTGCCACTGCTGCCGGGCTATCTGTCGTACATGACCGGGGTCGGGGCCGCCGACCTGGCCGCCGGCCACCGCCGCGGCCGGATGCTGCTCGGCACCGCGTTGTTCATGCTCGGCCTGGCGGTGGTGTTCGTGGCCACCGGGGTGGTGTTCGGCACCGTCGGTCAGCTCCTGCTCGCCTACAAGTCCGTGATCTCCCGCGTGCTCGGGGTGGTGATCATCGCGCTCGGCCTGGCCTTCGCCGGGGTGCTCAGTCTCGGCAATGCCGAGTTGCGGATCCGGCGACTGCCCGCCGCCGGACTGGCCGCGGCCCCGGTGCTCGGTGTGGTCTTCGCGCTCGGTTGGACGCCGTGCATCGGCCCGGCGCTGGCGGTGGTGGTCAATCTGGGTCTCAACGAGGGGACGGCGCTGCGGGGTGGCCTGCTGGGCTTCGTGTATGCGCTGGGCCTCGGCATCCCCTTCATGATCGCCGGCGTGGCATTCACAGCCATGAACCGTACGGTCGGTGTCTTGCGGCGGCACCAGGTGGCCGTGATGCGGATCGGCGGACTGATGATGGTGGCGGTCGGCGTGCTCTTGGTCACCGGACTCTGGGACCAGTTGATGGCGCGGCTGACGGTGTGGATCGGCAACTTCGGGACGGTGATCTGA